One Kineococcus aurantiacus genomic window carries:
- a CDS encoding SDR family NAD(P)-dependent oxidoreductase has product MGPDTRPFAVITGASTGIGLELAREFVTGGYDVLVAAEDDRIAQVPAQLAGEAGADGRVEAVQVDLAQDGGVERLWAAATAGGRVVDAVALHAGVGVGGEFVDTPLGDEQRMIALNVQSVVHLAKLAASHMSARGGGKLLFTSSLAARVPAPYQAVYGATKAFVQSLAQSLRQELDQRGITVTAFLPGPTDTEFFERAGMEDTAMAHSSAKDDPATVARQAFEAFRAGKDHAVTGSVGTKLQGALANVTPNAPLAKAQGKLAAPGSAD; this is encoded by the coding sequence ATGGGACCCGACACCCGACCCTTCGCCGTGATCACCGGTGCCTCGACCGGCATCGGCCTGGAGCTGGCGCGTGAGTTCGTCACCGGCGGCTACGACGTGCTCGTCGCGGCCGAGGACGACCGCATCGCGCAGGTGCCCGCCCAGCTGGCGGGGGAGGCCGGCGCTGACGGCCGCGTGGAGGCGGTGCAGGTCGACCTCGCGCAGGACGGCGGCGTGGAGCGCCTGTGGGCGGCGGCGACCGCCGGCGGCCGCGTCGTGGACGCCGTCGCGCTGCACGCCGGGGTGGGGGTCGGCGGGGAGTTCGTCGACACCCCGCTGGGCGACGAGCAGCGCATGATCGCGCTGAACGTGCAGTCCGTGGTGCACCTCGCGAAGCTGGCCGCGAGCCACATGAGCGCCCGGGGCGGGGGGAAGCTGCTGTTCACCTCCTCGCTGGCTGCCCGCGTCCCGGCCCCCTACCAGGCCGTGTACGGGGCGACGAAGGCGTTCGTGCAGTCCCTGGCCCAGTCGCTGCGCCAGGAGCTGGACCAGCGCGGGATCACGGTCACGGCCTTCCTGCCCGGCCCCACCGACACCGAGTTCTTCGAGCGCGCGGGCATGGAGGACACCGCGATGGCCCACTCGTCGGCCAAGGACGACCCGGCCACGGTCGCCCGGCAGGCCTTCGAGGCGTTCCGGGCCGGCAAGGACCACGCGGTCACCGGCTCGGTGGGCACCAAGCTCCAGGGGGCGCTCGCCAACGTCACCCCGAACGCGCCGCTGGCCAAGGCCCAGGGCAAGCTCGCCGCACCCGGCTCGGCCGACTGA
- a CDS encoding LLM class flavin-dependent oxidoreductase: protein MSLTLSVLDLAPIAPGQSAGDSIAASVALARAAEEHGYRRVWYAEHHNMPHIASSAPAVLIAHVGAHTSSIRLGAGGVMLPNHSPLAIAEQFGTLEAMYPGRIDLGLGRAPGSDEATTYALRRDPSQSAQFPEDVAELRAYLAGRSRVPGVQATPGNGLNVPLYVLGSSTFGAHLAARLGLPYAFASHFAPQQLRAAVVSYRNEFQPSEQLAEPYVIAGVNVVAADTTAAARESFAQVQRRFATSLFGRGRTFTEAEVDILMETAAGQHVQQMQHYSAVGTPGDVRSYLEEFQREAGADELIVAHQALSTDARLRSVRLLAEAVEGATV, encoded by the coding sequence ATGTCGCTCACGCTCTCGGTCCTCGACCTCGCCCCCATCGCCCCGGGGCAGTCGGCGGGCGACAGCATCGCGGCCAGCGTGGCCCTGGCCCGGGCCGCGGAGGAGCACGGCTACCGCCGCGTCTGGTACGCCGAGCACCACAACATGCCCCACATCGCGTCCTCGGCGCCGGCCGTCCTCATCGCCCACGTCGGCGCGCACACGAGCTCCATCCGCCTCGGCGCGGGCGGGGTCATGCTGCCGAACCACTCGCCGCTGGCGATCGCCGAGCAGTTCGGCACCCTGGAGGCCATGTACCCGGGGCGCATCGACCTCGGGCTCGGGCGGGCGCCCGGGTCGGACGAGGCGACGACCTACGCGCTGCGCCGCGACCCGTCCCAGTCCGCCCAGTTCCCCGAGGACGTCGCCGAGCTGCGCGCCTACCTCGCCGGGCGCTCCCGCGTCCCCGGCGTCCAGGCCACGCCGGGCAACGGGCTGAACGTGCCCCTGTACGTCCTGGGTTCCTCCACCTTCGGCGCCCACCTCGCCGCCCGGCTCGGGCTGCCCTACGCCTTCGCCTCGCACTTCGCCCCGCAGCAGCTGCGGGCCGCCGTCGTGTCGTACCGCAACGAGTTCCAGCCCTCCGAGCAGCTGGCCGAGCCGTACGTCATCGCGGGGGTCAACGTCGTGGCGGCGGACACCACGGCCGCGGCGCGCGAGTCCTTCGCGCAGGTGCAGCGGCGCTTCGCCACGTCCCTGTTCGGCCGCGGCCGCACCTTCACCGAGGCCGAGGTCGACATCCTCATGGAGACCGCCGCGGGGCAGCACGTGCAGCAGATGCAGCACTACTCCGCGGTGGGGACCCCGGGCGACGTCCGCTCCTACCTGGAGGAGTTCCAGCGCGAGGCCGGTGCGGACGAGCTCATCGTCGCCCACCAGGCGCTGTCCACCGATGCCCGGCTGCGGTCGGTGCGGCTGCTGGCCGAGGCCGTCGAGGGCGCGACCGTCTGA
- a CDS encoding HD domain-containing protein, whose translation MSSETSTGTAVTTPAGTPPAHDALAHEALDLARRLLDGVDRRRAHVEVATATAATIAHTVPPADRDLLLAAVALHDVGYAPQLRRSGFHPLDGADHLAALGWPTRLVGLVAHHSGARFTARALGLEELLDAHPDEGGPVADALVYCDMTTTPDGRQVSLAERLQDAHARHRDDPAPQRRARLDREPFLRAAVARVQARLGTARAVVLPHPTQHR comes from the coding sequence ATGAGCAGCGAGACGAGCACGGGCACCGCCGTGACCACACCGGCCGGGACGCCCCCGGCCCACGACGCCCTGGCGCACGAGGCCCTGGACCTGGCCCGGCGGCTCCTCGACGGCGTCGACCGGCGCCGGGCCCACGTCGAGGTCGCCACCGCCACCGCGGCCACCATCGCGCACACCGTGCCCCCGGCCGACCGCGACCTGCTGCTCGCCGCCGTGGCCCTGCACGACGTCGGCTACGCCCCGCAGCTGCGCCGCTCCGGGTTCCACCCCCTCGACGGCGCCGACCACCTGGCCGCCCTGGGGTGGCCGACCCGGCTGGTCGGGCTCGTCGCCCACCACAGCGGCGCGCGCTTCACCGCGCGCGCCCTGGGGCTGGAGGAGCTCCTCGACGCGCACCCCGACGAGGGCGGCCCCGTCGCCGACGCCCTCGTGTACTGCGACATGACGACGACCCCCGACGGCCGGCAGGTGTCGCTGGCCGAACGGCTCCAGGACGCGCACGCGCGCCACCGCGACGACCCCGCGCCGCAGCGGCGCGCGCGCCTGGACCGGGAACCGTTCCTGCGCGCCGCCGTCGCGCGGGTGCAGGCGCGGCTGGGGACCGCGCGCGCCGTCGTGCTCCCCCACCCCACGCAGCACCGCTGA
- a CDS encoding WYL domain-containing protein has product MRADRLVAVLLLLQSRGRVTAAAVAAELEVSLATARRDLEALSAAGVPVYPQRGRGGGWSLVGGARTDLTGLTSGEARALFLTAGPATADPATRSALRKLVRALPGTFRADAEAAAGAVVVDPARWGDRERPRSELVTRLQEAVVARTPVRIAYASRSGTRDRTVEPLGLVAKDDVWYLLAGTPAGRRTYRVDRVGHLETLTGRFERPVDFDLTREWQRVVDEVESRRALTTAVVVLPTRHLPVLREQFGRHCTGARELGGGRTRCHVAAPTPLDLARTLAGWGAGLEVEEPPAVRHELARIGRELAGRYG; this is encoded by the coding sequence GTGCGCGCCGACCGGCTCGTGGCCGTCCTGCTGCTCCTGCAGTCGCGGGGGCGGGTGACGGCCGCCGCCGTGGCCGCCGAGCTGGAGGTCTCCCTCGCCACGGCCCGCCGCGACCTGGAGGCCCTGTCGGCGGCCGGGGTCCCCGTCTACCCGCAGCGGGGCCGGGGCGGGGGGTGGTCGCTCGTGGGCGGCGCCCGCACCGACCTGACCGGGCTGACGAGCGGGGAGGCCCGCGCGCTGTTCCTCACCGCCGGGCCCGCGACGGCGGACCCGGCGACCCGCTCGGCCCTGCGCAAGCTCGTCCGGGCCCTGCCGGGGACGTTCCGCGCCGACGCCGAGGCGGCGGCCGGGGCCGTCGTCGTCGACCCGGCCCGCTGGGGCGACCGGGAGCGCCCGCGCTCCGAGCTCGTCACCCGGCTCCAGGAGGCCGTGGTCGCCCGGACCCCGGTGCGGATCGCGTACGCCTCCCGCAGCGGGACGCGCGACCGGACGGTCGAGCCCCTCGGGCTCGTCGCCAAGGACGACGTCTGGTACCTCCTCGCGGGCACCCCGGCCGGGCGCCGCACCTACCGCGTCGACCGCGTCGGGCACCTGGAGACCCTGACCGGCCGCTTCGAGCGGCCCGTGGACTTCGACCTGACCCGGGAGTGGCAGCGCGTCGTCGACGAGGTGGAGTCCCGCCGGGCCCTCACCACCGCCGTCGTCGTGCTCCCCACGCGGCACCTGCCGGTGCTGCGGGAGCAGTTCGGGCGGCACTGCACCGGCGCCCGGGAACTGGGCGGGGGACGGACCCGTTGCCACGTCGCGGCACCCACCCCCCTGGACCTGGCCCGGACGCTGGCCGGGTGGGGGGCGGGCCTGGAGGTGGAGGAGCCGCCGGCCGTCCGGCACGAACTGGCCCGCATCGGCCGGGAACTGGCGGGACGGTACGGCTGA
- a CDS encoding VOC family protein: MLRGMSTVVLLAEDFEGAKRWYTELLGFPPYFDRPWYAEFRVGDHQQELGVLNAAFAGQLGGVPATDRPGGVVLYWHVDDLDAALARAVELGATVFQPAREFGEGFTGASVVDPFGNLLGLMRNAHYLQVLAAGCG; the protein is encoded by the coding sequence ATGTTGCGAGGCATGTCGACCGTGGTGCTGCTGGCCGAGGACTTCGAGGGCGCCAAGCGCTGGTACACCGAGCTGCTGGGGTTCCCGCCGTACTTCGACCGGCCCTGGTACGCCGAGTTCCGCGTCGGCGACCACCAGCAGGAGCTGGGCGTCCTCAACGCGGCGTTCGCCGGGCAGCTCGGCGGGGTGCCCGCCACGGACCGTCCCGGCGGTGTCGTCCTGTACTGGCACGTCGACGACCTCGACGCCGCGCTCGCGCGCGCCGTGGAGCTGGGCGCGACGGTGTTCCAGCCCGCCCGGGAGTTCGGCGAGGGGTTCACCGGGGCCAGCGTCGTCGACCCCTTCGGCAACCTCCTGGGGCTGATGCGCAACGCGCACTACCTGCAGGTCCTGGCCGCGGGCTGCGGCTGA
- a CDS encoding aminotransferase class I/II-fold pyridoxal phosphate-dependent enzyme — MPAIASRALTIPASPIRRIFDLAQDLDGVIALNVGEPDLPVAPHVLAAGARAWADDVTDYTPNGGIGALRAAIAGKLARDNGLAVDPDQVWVTAGGMQALHQVMSMTLDAGDEVLVPDPGYVNFSMTARHVGAVPVPYRLDPDDGFRPDPVALEAAVTGRTRVLVVNSPSNPLGTVYPAPVLEHLLAFARRHDLWVVSDEVYERFTYGVPHVSPAALDRDGRVLPVFSFSKTYALTGARVGWFVAPPQWSALLRTAQEAVVSCVNAPAQLAALAALEGDQQTVADAREHYRANIEAACELLRGKGVRHQRPDGAFYLWVDVSHVSGGDVSAWCERFLVEQRVAVAPGTGFGASGEGWVRLSLAGTREDVLAGVSRIPSAGRVVASR, encoded by the coding sequence GTGCCTGCGATCGCCTCCCGCGCCCTGACCATCCCCGCCTCGCCGATCCGGCGGATCTTCGACCTCGCCCAGGACCTCGACGGCGTGATCGCCCTCAACGTGGGGGAACCGGACCTGCCGGTGGCCCCGCACGTGCTGGCGGCGGGGGCGCGGGCGTGGGCGGACGACGTCACCGACTACACGCCCAACGGCGGGATCGGCGCGCTGCGCGCCGCCATCGCCGGCAAGCTGGCGCGGGACAACGGCCTGGCCGTCGACCCCGACCAGGTGTGGGTGACGGCCGGGGGGATGCAGGCGCTGCACCAGGTGATGTCGATGACGCTGGACGCGGGCGACGAGGTGCTCGTGCCGGACCCGGGGTACGTGAACTTCTCCATGACCGCCCGGCACGTCGGTGCGGTCCCCGTGCCGTACCGCCTCGACCCCGACGACGGGTTCCGCCCGGACCCGGTGGCCCTGGAGGCGGCGGTGACGGGGCGGACGCGCGTGCTGGTGGTGAACTCCCCGTCCAACCCCCTCGGCACCGTGTACCCGGCGCCGGTGCTGGAGCACCTGCTGGCGTTCGCCCGCCGGCACGACCTGTGGGTGGTCTCCGACGAGGTCTACGAGCGGTTCACCTACGGCGTCCCGCACGTCAGCCCCGCCGCCCTCGACCGCGACGGCCGGGTCCTGCCGGTGTTCTCGTTCTCCAAGACGTACGCGCTGACGGGCGCGCGCGTCGGCTGGTTCGTGGCGCCGCCGCAGTGGTCGGCGTTGCTGCGCACGGCGCAGGAGGCGGTGGTGAGCTGCGTCAACGCTCCCGCCCAGCTCGCGGCGCTCGCGGCGCTGGAGGGGGACCAGCAGACCGTCGCCGACGCCCGCGAGCACTACCGGGCCAACATCGAGGCCGCGTGCGAGCTGTTGCGGGGCAAGGGGGTGCGGCACCAGCGGCCGGACGGCGCGTTCTACCTGTGGGTCGACGTGTCGCACGTCAGCGGTGGGGACGTCTCGGCGTGGTGCGAGCGGTTCCTGGTGGAGCAGCGCGTCGCGGTCGCCCCGGGCACGGGTTTCGGGGCGTCGGGGGAGGGGTGGGTCCGGTTGTCGCTGGCCGGGACGCGGGAGGACGTCCTGGCGGGGGTGTCGCGCATCCCGTCGGCCGGGCGGGTGGTCGCGTCGCGGTAG
- a CDS encoding SDR family oxidoreductase has translation MDRFTDRVVLITGGGSGLGRAAAVRLAAEGARLALVDVSVEGLTASAAAVAEAAPSAEVLTVTADVSQEADVERYVAATLERFGRIDGFFNNAGIEGRQNLTEDFTVEEFDRVHAIDLRGVFLGLEKVLGVMRRQGGGYVVNTASVGGIRGVGNQSGYAAAKHGVVGLTRNSAVEYGQFGVRVNAIAPGAIWTPMVEGSMRQLDAENPERAAEQFIQVNPTKRYGQAPEIASVVAFLLSDDASYVNAAVVPIDGGQSAKY, from the coding sequence GTGGACCGCTTCACCGACCGCGTCGTCCTCATCACCGGCGGGGGGTCCGGCCTGGGCCGTGCCGCCGCCGTCCGCCTCGCCGCCGAGGGCGCCCGGCTCGCCCTGGTCGACGTCTCCGTCGAGGGCCTGACCGCCTCGGCCGCCGCCGTGGCCGAGGCCGCCCCGTCCGCCGAGGTCCTCACCGTGACCGCCGACGTGTCGCAGGAGGCCGACGTCGAGCGGTACGTCGCCGCGACGCTGGAGCGCTTCGGGCGCATCGACGGGTTCTTCAACAACGCCGGCATCGAGGGCCGGCAGAACCTCACCGAGGACTTCACCGTCGAGGAGTTCGACCGCGTCCACGCGATCGACCTCCGCGGCGTGTTCCTGGGCCTGGAGAAGGTCCTGGGGGTGATGCGCCGGCAGGGCGGCGGGTACGTCGTGAACACCGCGAGCGTCGGCGGGATCCGCGGCGTCGGCAACCAGTCCGGCTACGCCGCGGCCAAGCACGGCGTCGTGGGGCTCACCCGGAACTCCGCCGTCGAGTACGGGCAGTTCGGCGTCCGCGTCAACGCGATCGCCCCCGGTGCGATCTGGACGCCGATGGTCGAGGGTTCCATGCGGCAGCTGGACGCGGAGAACCCCGAGCGGGCCGCCGAGCAGTTCATCCAGGTGAACCCGACCAAGCGGTACGGGCAGGCGCCCGAGATCGCCTCCGTCGTGGCGTTCCTGCTGTCCGACGACGCGTCCTACGTCAACGCCGCCGTCGTGCCGATCGACGGCGGGCAGTCCGCGAAGTACTGA
- a CDS encoding TetR family transcriptional regulator: MDQRTAILDAAERLLAASEDHDVATRAVCEAAGVTQPVLYRQFGDKKGLLDALADRGFERYAHRKAGLPVTDDPVADLLSGWDDHTRFAAANPALYQLMFVPRPRSRSVARQRVLDLLAATLTRVAAAGRLTVEVDHAAQVVLSANVGAALNRIAQPEVFGEDLSHRVRDAVFGSLLRDAPRREGRPGLPSAARRLRAQLDLTDPGTLEPEETALLRRWLERLS, translated from the coding sequence GTGGACCAGCGCACCGCCATCCTCGACGCCGCCGAACGGCTCCTCGCCGCCTCCGAGGACCACGACGTCGCCACCCGCGCGGTGTGCGAGGCGGCCGGCGTCACCCAGCCCGTCCTCTACCGGCAGTTCGGGGACAAGAAGGGCCTGCTCGACGCCCTCGCCGACCGCGGTTTCGAGCGGTACGCCCACCGGAAGGCCGGGCTGCCCGTCACCGACGACCCCGTGGCCGACCTGCTGTCCGGCTGGGACGACCACACCCGCTTCGCCGCCGCCAACCCCGCGCTGTACCAGCTGATGTTCGTCCCCCGGCCCCGGTCGCGCTCGGTCGCCCGGCAGCGCGTCCTGGACCTGCTCGCCGCGACCCTGACCCGGGTGGCCGCCGCGGGCCGCCTCACCGTCGAGGTCGACCACGCGGCCCAGGTGGTCCTGTCGGCCAACGTCGGCGCGGCGCTGAACCGCATCGCCCAGCCGGAGGTCTTCGGCGAGGACCTGTCCCACCGCGTGCGGGACGCCGTGTTCGGCTCGCTGCTGCGCGACGCCCCCCGCCGCGAGGGACGCCCCGGGCTGCCGTCCGCGGCCCGGCGGCTGCGCGCGCAGCTCGACCTGACCGACCCGGGAACCCTCGAGCCGGAGGAGACGGCGCTGCTGCGGCGCTGGCTGGAACGGCTCAGCTGA
- a CDS encoding SDR family oxidoreductase has translation MTEQRVAVVTGASRGIGRAVATELAARGQAVVVGYAGSADAAAEVVRQITAAGGRAVAAQADVADEAAVAAAFDLAEQEFGGVDVVVHAAGRLSQSTIADLDLDDLDALHRTNIRGTFVVAREAARRVRDGGAVITFSTSVVGLQLPTYGAYVASKGAVEGLTMILARELRGRDVTVNAVAPGPTATELFLDGKDEATVERLAKQPPLERLGEPADIAEVVAFLAGPGRWVNGQVVRVNGGIV, from the coding sequence ATGACCGAGCAGCGAGTCGCCGTCGTCACCGGGGCCTCCCGGGGCATCGGCCGAGCCGTCGCCACCGAGCTGGCCGCCCGCGGGCAGGCCGTCGTCGTCGGCTACGCCGGGTCCGCGGACGCCGCCGCCGAGGTCGTCCGGCAGATCACCGCCGCCGGGGGCCGCGCCGTGGCCGCGCAGGCCGACGTCGCCGACGAGGCCGCCGTCGCCGCCGCGTTCGACCTCGCCGAGCAGGAGTTCGGCGGCGTCGACGTCGTCGTCCACGCCGCGGGCCGGCTGAGCCAGTCGACCATCGCCGACCTCGACCTCGACGACCTCGACGCCCTGCACCGCACCAACATCCGCGGCACGTTCGTCGTGGCCCGCGAAGCCGCCCGCCGCGTCCGCGACGGCGGGGCGGTCATCACGTTCTCCACCTCCGTCGTCGGGCTGCAACTGCCCACCTACGGCGCCTACGTCGCCAGCAAGGGCGCCGTGGAGGGGCTGACGATGATCCTGGCCCGCGAGCTGCGCGGCCGCGACGTCACCGTCAACGCCGTCGCCCCCGGCCCCACCGCCACCGAGCTGTTCCTCGACGGCAAGGACGAGGCCACCGTGGAACGGCTGGCGAAGCAGCCCCCGCTGGAACGCCTCGGCGAACCCGCCGACATCGCCGAGGTCGTCGCCTTCCTCGCCGGGCCCGGGCGCTGGGTCAACGGCCAGGTCGTGCGCGTCAACGGCGGCATCGTCTGA
- a CDS encoding VIT1/CCC1 transporter family protein: MADTHPGEPVLHQGDLTARLNRLRAAVLGANDGIVSVAGLVVGVAGATTDRTALLTAGIAGLVAGALSMAAGEYVSVSTQRDTQRALLATERRELAEMPQEELAELASIYVGKGLSPALAQQVATELTAHDALAAHADAELGLDPDEVVSPWQAAWASAAAFTLGALVPLLTIVLTPTAARVPACFAAVLVALALTGALSAHLGGAGHRRATARTVLGGALAMAVTYGTGHLVGRTL, encoded by the coding sequence GTGGCGGACACCCACCCCGGGGAACCGGTGCTGCACCAGGGGGACCTGACGGCCCGGCTGAACCGGTTGCGGGCCGCGGTGCTCGGCGCCAACGACGGCATCGTCTCGGTCGCCGGGCTCGTCGTCGGCGTCGCCGGGGCCACCACCGACCGGACGGCCCTGCTGACCGCCGGGATCGCCGGGCTCGTCGCCGGCGCCCTGTCCATGGCCGCCGGGGAGTACGTGTCCGTCTCCACCCAGCGCGACACCCAGCGGGCCCTGCTGGCCACCGAGCGGCGCGAACTCGCCGAGATGCCGCAGGAGGAACTCGCCGAGCTCGCGAGCATCTACGTCGGCAAGGGGCTGTCCCCGGCCCTGGCGCAGCAGGTGGCGACCGAGCTCACCGCCCACGACGCCCTCGCCGCGCACGCCGACGCCGAGCTCGGCCTCGACCCCGACGAGGTCGTCAGCCCGTGGCAGGCCGCGTGGGCCTCGGCGGCCGCGTTCACGCTCGGCGCGCTGGTCCCGCTGCTGACGATCGTCCTGACCCCCACGGCCGCCCGCGTCCCCGCCTGCTTCGCCGCCGTCCTCGTGGCGCTCGCGCTGACGGGGGCGCTCAGCGCCCACCTCGGCGGGGCCGGTCACCGGCGCGCCACCGCGCGCACCGTCCTCGGCGGCGCGCTCGCGATGGCCGTCACCTACGGCACCGGGCACCTCGTGGGGCGCACCCTCTGA